In Brachypodium distachyon strain Bd21 chromosome 2, Brachypodium_distachyon_v3.0, whole genome shotgun sequence, one genomic interval encodes:
- the LOC100830934 gene encoding leucine-rich repeat extensin-like protein 6: MEQPHFHPLATLHAHAVAIAAVALLLLSSPAPTTQFGLGATFGVWINGAAPPPPSPDSLGHSSTQIQGGGGQEYTALQALKSAITEDPRGALSSWQGPNVCAYKGVYCSAPPAASAATPPAGAVVAGIDLNHAGLKGTLPAAVSLLAHLTFLHLNSNALSGAVPDTLRDLQYLTELDLSNNLFSGPFPASTLLIPSLVYLDLRFNGFSGEIPDEVFVKNLDALFLNNNRFEGQIPETLWSSPATVITLANNRLTGPVPTSYGYGAGAGGGRVRELLFLNNKLTGCVPEALGFLPCVEVLDLSNNSLSGHLPSTLSCLSGSIEVLNIAHNQLTGELPELVCDLRRITNLSVSFNFFSGISQDCDRLAGRSVFDFAGNCVPGRGMQRPQPECDEAPGDVGLSCLRIPGSRPVACAEAAVSFGIGATFGGALPFGMSGGAAEATVTVP; this comes from the coding sequence ATGGAGCAGCCACATTTCCATCCCCTCGCAACGCTCCACGCCCACGCggtcgccatcgccgccgtcgcgctgctgctgctgtcctcCCCCGCCCCGACCACCCAGTTCGGCCTCGGCGCCACATTCGGCGTCTGGATCAACGGCgccgcaccacctcctcccAGCCCCGACTCCCTGGGCCACTCTTCGACACAGATCCAGGGCGGCGGGGGCCAGGAATACACGGCGCTGCAAGCCCTGAAGTCGGCCATCACCGAGGACCCCCGCGGCGCGCTCTCGTCATGGCAGGGCCCCAACGTGTGCGCCTACAAGGGCGTCTACTGCTCCGCTCCACCCGCTgccagcgccgccacgccgccggccggtgCCGTGGTCGCCGGGATCGACCTCAACCACGCCGGCCTCAAGGGCACGctcccggccgccgtctccctcctggCCCACCTCACGTTCCTCCACCTCAACAGCAACGCGCTCTCCGGCGCTGTCCCGGACACGCTCAGGGACCTGCAGTACCTCACGGAGCTCGACCTCAGCAACAACCTCTTCTCCGGCCCCTTCCCGGCATCCACTCTACTGATCCCCTCCTTGGTCTACCTCGACCTGCGGTTCAACGGCTTCTCGGGAGAGATCCCGGACGAGGTGTTCGTCAAGAACCTGGACGCGCTCTTCCTCAACAACAACCGGTTCGAGGGCCAGATCCCGGAGACCCTGTGGTCGTCCCCCGCGACGGTCATCACGCTCGCCAACAACCGCCTCACGGGCCCCGTCCCGACATCCTACGGctacggcgccggcgccggcggcggaagggTCCGGGAGCTGCTGTTCCTGAACAACAAGCTGACGGGCTGCGTCCCGGAGGCGCTGGGCTTCCTGCCGTGCGTCGAGGTGCTGGACCTCAGCAACAACTCGCTGTCGGGCCACCTGCCCAGCACGCTCTCCTGCCTCTCCGGCAGCATCGAGGTGCTCAACATCGCGCACAACCAGCTCACGGGGGAGCTCCCGGAGCTGGTGTGCGACCTGAGGCGGATCACGAACCTGTCCGTGTCCTTCAACTTCTTCTCCGGGATCAGCCAGGACTGCGACCGGCTGGCGGGGCGGAGCGTGTTCGACTTCGCGGGCAACTGCGTCCCTGGTCGGGGCatgcagcggccgcagcccgAGTGCGATGAGGCCCCGGGGGACGTTGGGCTCAGCTGCCTGCGGATCCCCGGCTCGCGCCCCGTCGCCTGCGCTGAGGCAGCCGTGTCCTTCGGCATCGGCGCCACGTTCGGCGGCGCGCTGCCCTTCGGGATGTCCGGCGGAGCCGCTGAGGCCACGGTCACTGTGCCCTGA